From Ochotona princeps isolate mOchPri1 chromosome X, mOchPri1.hap1, whole genome shotgun sequence, one genomic window encodes:
- the LOC101525129 gene encoding putative P2Y purinoceptor 10, with the protein MGSNSTNSTRTKCTDLQMSFQYSLYATTYILIFVPGLLANSVALWVLCRFISKKNKAIIFMINLSVADLAHVLSLPLRIYYYISHHWPFQRALCLLCFYLKYLNMYASIFFLTCISLQRCFFLLKPFRARDWKRRYDVGISVAIWVVVGTACLPIPILRSAGLANNTEFCFADLGLHNISMASSIGMVTAAELGGFILPVVIITCCTWKTRKSLQEVQIPPQNTKERKKALRMVLMCAVVFIVCFTPYHLNFPFFMMVKQEVFSNCSFIKITLCLHIISLCLANLNCCLDPIIYYFMTSEFRDQFSEHGGLVFQSCIRCKDSALEIHQRQEDLQTISLECLEDSNTM; encoded by the coding sequence ATGGGGAGTAACAGCACCAACAGCACAAGAACAAAGTGCACTGATCTTCAAATGTCGTTTCAATACTCACTCTATGCTACCACCTATATCCTTATATTCGTCCCTGGTCTTCTGGCCAACAGTGTGGCCTTGTGGGTTCTGTGCCGCTTCatcagtaagaaaaataaagccaTCATTTTCATGATCAACCTCTCCGTGGCTGACCTTGCTCACGTGCTGTCCTTGCCCCTCCGGATTTACTATTACATCAGCCACCACTGGCCGTTCCAGAGAGCTTTGTGCCTGCTGTGTTTCTACCTGAAGTATCTCAACATGTATGCCAGCATTTTCTTTCTCACGTGCATCAGTCTTCAGAGGTGCTTCTTTCTCCTCAAGCCCTTCAGAGCCAGAGACTGGAAGCGTAGATACGACGTGGGCAtcagtgtggccatctgggtcGTCGTGGGGACTGCCTGCCTGCCAATTCCTATTCTGAGAAGTGCTGGTTTAGCCAACAACACAGAATTCTGCTTTGCTGATTTAGGCCTGCACAATATCAGCATGGCTTCCTCGATTGGCATGGTAACTGCAGCAGAACTTGGAGGGTTTATATTGCCTGTTGTAATTATTACTTGCTGCACttggaaaacaagaaaatctttACAAGAAGTTCAAATCCCCCCTcagaacaccaaagagaggaaaaaagctCTGAGGATGGTCCTGATGTGTGCAGTGGTGTTTATTGTCTGTTTCACCCCATATCATCTTAACTTTCCATTCTTCATGATGGTGAAGCAAGAAGTCTTTTCGAATTGCTCCTTTATTAAGATTACTTTATGTTTGCATATCATTTCCCTGTGTCTTGCTAATTTGAATTGCTGTCTTGATccaattatatattattttatgacCTCAGAATTTCGTGATCAGTTTTCAGAACATGGTGGCTTAGTTTTTCAGTCATGTATAAGATGTAAGGACAGTGCTTTGGAAATTCACCAGAGGCAAGAAGATCTTCAGACCATTTCTCTTGAATGTTTGGAGGATTCTAACACAATGTAA